The region CAACCAGCGGATGCGTTCTGGTCGCAGGTAGGACGCGGCACCGAAGAGCGAGACCACTGTCTCGAAGCGGCGGTCGCCCCTCCCGGGGAGGAACTCTTCGACCGGGCTGACGTGCACGTCGCGGACCCACTGGTGCTTGAAGAGCAGCGAGTGCATGAGCCCGCGACTGCTCTCCACGGCGGTGTACCCGTGCTGCTGGCCGGCGAGGCCGAGGTCGAGCGCGGCGCCCGCGCGCGAGCCGAGATCCGTCACGTGTCGGTCCGCGAGCCCGAGCTGGCGCAGCCGCTCGCCCAGTGCGAGCGCTCCGCTCGCCTCGAATGCGTCGTCGAAGTCGAGGGCGGCGAGATCCCAGGGCGAGTCGAAGTCGGTCGCGGTCGCGGGCGCGTCCTGGCGGCCGTACTCGGCGGTGACGGGAGCGATGTTGAGGGCCTTGCTGACGCTCGTGCGGTGTGACATGAGCCACAGCTTGACGCCGCGCCGGACAGGGCGTTGACCGAGCGGCTCCCGGCCGAAGGGCACTTCGACCTGCGGCAGGTGCAGCTCGATGTTCAGGCGCCGGTAGAACTTCCGCGGCGTCCCCGCGCCGTGGATGATGCGAGCCGCCCGCTCGTAGGTCGTCGCGTCGACGTGACGACCCTTGATGACGTACGAGTGCTCTGCGCCGCCCTCGAACGTCGACGCCCATTTCCACCGCCAAACCGGGATTGTGGACCCCAGCCAGGAGAGTTCGCTGAGGAGATGCTCGCGCGCGCGAGCCCCTGCTAGTAAGCATTGAGCATCAGTGGTCATCGGCCGATTCTTTCTGCCACCATCCACACTGCGGGGCACTGCGATCCCGCAATGCGGATCTCGAGATGGCCGCGGCGAGACCCAGGGGAGGATCATCCATGACGCAAGGCGCGCTGCTTGGCATCGTGGAAGCACCCCCCTAGGGTGAGCGTGACCCCACGTCACCAGACAAGGATCTCAGTTCAATGCCCGAACTCGGCGAACCGCTCAAGCGAGTGCTTCAAGACAGACTTCTCGATGTTGCGGACTATCAGCGTCCGTATGCCTGGGAAGAGAAGCAGTTGCTCGACCTCTGGACCGACATCGACCTGCTTGGCGACCACTTCCATTACACCGGAACGCTGGTGCTTCAGGACACGGGCGCTACCAGCACGACCCGCTCGGGCGAAGTGCTCCCGGTCTATGAAGTGGTGGACGGGCAGCAACGGCTGACCACCTGCTTGATCCTCTTGGAGAGCTTGCGTCGTCACCTGCTCGAGGTCGCTGCGGGCGATGCTGACGCCGAGGAAGCAGCGAGCGACCTTGAGCGCTTGCTGTTCGTCAATGTCGAAGGCGTGAGACGCCCGCGGCTACAGCTCGCCGGCCCCCTTCGCAATGTGTTCGATGAGACGATTCTCGGTCGCAGGGCCCCCGAGGGCACACACTTGTCACTCGGTGCTCGAAGACTGCTTGACGCGCGCGGGTTCTTCGACGAGCGGTTGAACGAGTTGACCGTGGGCGCATCGAAAGCAACGGCTCTCGAGAGGCTGCTTGCATTGCGAAAGCGCGCAAGCTACCAGCTCAAATTCCTCGTGTATAGCGTGGCTAGGTCCGACGAAGTGGGCGTTCTTTTCGAGACTGTCAACGGACGAGGCAAACCGCTCAGTGAGTTGGAGAGGGTCAAGAACTACCTCTTGTATCTCTCTCGCCAGCTTGGAGCAGTTCAACGCGACGACATCGCACGCCGGATTAATGACTCTTGGGCCGCGATCTTCGTGAGTTTGGCGCGGGTCGGACTGAGGGATGATGCTCTTCTACGCGCACACTGGCTGGTGACACAGGACGCAAACACGAGAAACTGGCACGGTGCCGATTCGGTCAAGCTGAAGTTCCCGCGCTCAGAATTTGTTGCCGACAGCAGCCGCCTGGCGAGTTCCACTAAGAATCGCGAGGATCCGGACGAGCATAATGATCGACTGTACTCGGCTCTCGTTGATTATGTCGACTCCTTGCGCAGGAGCGCTCAAGTGCTCGCCGACGTCTACGACTACGGTGCAGAGTACCCCTCGTTCCCGACGACGGCATCGCGAATCGGCCAAAAGACAGCCGCGCTGCGCCGCAGCGGATCCATTGCGCCCTTCCACACCTTGATCCTTGCTACGCGACTGCTCCACCCCGAAGACGGCCAGTTGTACTACCGCGTGATTGACTTTTGCGAGAGGTTTTCGGCGCGGGTGTGGGCCATCCGTGGCCTGCGATCCAACGCAGGCGAGTCTTCGCTCCGTTGGGCGGCGCGCGATCTTTTCGAGGGGAAGCCGGCTGCCGAAATCCTTGACCGGCTGGAGCGCCGTTTGTGGGAACTTGCGCCCGACGACCAGATCCGTGCCAGCTTCGCGGTGGACGTGCAGTGGTTCCCACGCGCTACAGCGCACAAGTTCGTGCTCTACGAGTACGAGCTCGACAAGCAGCGCGAAGCTAGCGACGTGCCCCAATTCGGGGAGATGTCCGCTCGGGGCAGCAAGACCACCGAGCACATCCTTCCTCAAAACCCCGAGCAGGGATCCGCGTGGTGGGACGACTTCACCCCCGAACAGCACTCCACGCTCGTGCACGGCATCGGTAATCTAGTGCTAACCCGCGACAACTCCCGCTACGGTCGTCGGCCATATCTGGACAGCCCCGACGGACGGGAGCGCGGCAAGCGTGGCAGCGAGGGGCAGAGCGAGCCTTGGTGCTACTACAGTGAATCGAACCTTGCACGAGAGCGCGAAGTCGCTCTTCTCTACTCTGAGTGGACGCCGACCTCGATTGAGCACCGAGCGGCGGCGATCGCCGAATGGGCGTTGCAGCGCTGGCCCGCCCACCAACCACGGGCCGCTTCCGTCGAACGCGCGGCCGATGAGGACGAGGAACGGCTCGTGGAGGATGAAGCGTCAGAGCCGGTTCTCGAGACGGCGGATCTAGTCGTCTAATCCTGCGATAGGAACCGTCACTTTGTTGCGCCCGGAGGCGCCGGCTGGCGGTTCCGCGACGACTGGTCGGTCACCGCGAGCAGCTCACCCAGAGCGCGTCGTCGGGCGGGACGTTGCTGCTCAAGGCGGACGTGTCCAACGGCGAGGCGCGTGCAGGGTTACCGGAGAGCGTGGAGTCTGGTCGATCATCGTCGGCTCACTGAGCGGAGCGGACTGCGTGACGCGGTCAACGCGCAGATTTGGGAACGCGGGTCCTCGTCCTACTGGGGATGAGTCGCAGCCGCGCCACCGGTTCGCCGTGCTTCGCAACGTTCACAAGGAGGGTGACCAGCTTCTGCTCGTCGAGTCGCATGTCGACGCAGGCATCGCGCACACGCGACCAAGCGTGACGACGAAACGCTCGCCGTCAGGAGCCTCCAGTCGCACGAGGTCGAACCTCCGCTCGCCGTGCACGCGATCCGCGCCAAGCAGCGATGGACGGCGTAAAGGGGCTCATCGCATTTGAGGGTGTAGCAGCGGCCTGAAGCCGCCGGCCTCGAGCAACGATCTCGCGACGTAGTTGGTGAGGTTGCGGAAGCCGAGCGCGGAGCCGCGGAGGTGCTCAAGGCGGCCGTTGATCGCCTCCGTCGGACCGTTCGAGGTCCCGGGTCGGTCGAAGTAGGCGAGCACGTCGAGGGCTCGCTGCTTGAGTGTTCGCCCGAGCGTGATCACCTCGCGCAGCGCCGCGGGCACGCCGCTGCTGACCGTGTTGATCAGCTCGGTCATGAGCGTGCGCGCGGCCGCGCGGTCGGGTTCCCGGTAGGCGGCGACCATGCGCTGATAGATGCCCCAGGTGACCTCGACCGCGAGATGCCGCTCGTCAGCGAAGAGCGCGTCGAGCCGTTGCTGCTGCCGCAGCGTGTGGAACGCCGCGCCGGTGTGGAGGGTGCGGCGAGCGGCGTAGAGCGGATCGCCCTTTCTGCCCCGATGCCCGTGGATCTGCTGCTGGATCCGCCGCCGGCAGCTGTCGAGCGCGTTCCCGGCGAGCCGGACGACGTGGAACGGATCCATCACGGCGACCGCCTCGGGCAGCTCCTCGGTGGTGGCGGTCTTGAAGCCGGAGAACCCGTCCATCGCGACGACCTCGACCCGGTCGCGCCAGGCCTGGGATCGGGCGGCGAGCCAGTGCTGGAACGCCTGCTTCGAGCGGCCCTCGACCATGTCCAGCAGCCGCGCCGGCCCCGTCCCGTCGCGGATCGGCGTGAGGTCGATGATGACGGTCACGTAGCGGTCGCCGTGACGCGTGTGGCGCCAGACGTGCTCGTCCACGCCCAGCACCGCCACGCCGTCGAAGCGGGCAGGATCATCGAGCAGGCGCCGCCTGCCCTCCTCGAGCACGGCGGTGTTGGCGGTGTGCCAGGCGACGCCGAGCCCGGCCGCGACGCGCGAGACCGTGAGGTGGTCGAGCACCAGCGCGTCCAGCGCCCACCGCAGACCGGTGCGAGAGATCTTCGACCGCGGCTCCGCCGCCCGCGTGGTGTCCTGCCGCCAGATGCGGCCGCAGCCGGTGCAGCGGTAGCGGCGGACGCGGACCAGCAGCGCGGTGGGCCGGTGCCCGAACGGCGCGTGCGCCAGCCGCCGCGTGACCGTATCGCGCGGCACCCCTTGGCAGCCGCAGTCGCGGCACCACTCGTCAGCCTGCACGACCCGGCAGAAGAGCACCGCGCGGTCGGGCTCGAGGCGTTGGCCGATGGCTTCTAAGCCGAGCTCGTCGAGTCGGCAGAACGTGGTCAGGCAGGGCGCGTCAAAGGTAACGTCGGACACGTCGAGGTCTTTCGGACGGTGAGCGTAGGAACTTCCATCCTGGAAGACCTCGACCCCTACCCGGCCAGCGACGCACCTCGACCGTCTACACCGTCAACTGCGATGAGCCCGTAAAGGCTGGACCGCGTTGGCTTGCCCCGCGGCCGCAGCACTTCGACGCCAGTCCGCGGCTTGCCCGCCAGCTTGGACGGCAAGTCCGCCGTGTGGCCGCCGTCGAGCGGGCCCCCGTATAACCGGCCGACATGCGGGGATCGATCTCGATTCGACCGTTCTTGGGTGCATCCGTCCTCACCACTTCGGCAGCGGATGCGACGCCTCCACCGACCTGCCCGCCGCGGCTGCGGCGTGCAGGCTCTTCTGCTGGCGCACCCTGCGCAGTGGGAAGGGTTGCCGGGCGCCAGGCTCGACCCGAGCCACAGCGGCCTCAACCTCGGCTTTCCCGAGAACTGAGGTCGCGAGCGAGGCGGCCGTCCGATGTGTCGGGCGGCCGCCTCGCTGTTGGTCGAGCAGCCACGACTCCGGACTGCTCCCGTGGGCGGCCGGCCGGCCGGAAACTGTGCTCGTGGACATGGATCGCCCAGCACCGCCAGGAAGCGTCCCGGCCTTCGCTAGTGAGCTGGACCCCGAGATCGCGGAGTCGCTCGGCGTCACTCGAGGGACCGAGCTCGACATCCGCTGGAATCCGCGCGGCCACCGCGAGCTCTCGACGCGGATCCTCACCGGCGACCAGCGAACAGTCTGGATCGCCCTGCTCGCAGAGGGCGAGTGGGCTGTGCTCGATGCCCGAGCGCACCACCTACCTGCTGATCGACGGCGAGAACATCGACGCCACGCTCGGCGTCTCGATCCTCGACCGCCGCCCCGAGCCACAGGAGCGCCCGCGCTGGAACAAGGTCCTCGACTTCGCCGAGCGCGCCTGGCAGCAGCCGGTGAAGGGCCTGTTCTTCCTCGCGGTCAGCCATGAGCTGCCGGCGTCGTTCGTGCAGGCACTCATCGCCATGGGCTACCGGCCGGTGCCGCTGAGCGGCGAGGGCAAGGTCGTCGACATCGCGATCCAGAAGACGGCGGATGCGTTGGCCGAGCGGGCAGACGACGTCATGCTCGTGAGCCACGACCGCGATTTCGCGCTGCAGATGCAGCGCCTGGCAGAGGACGGCGCGCGCCGCGTCAGCATCGTCGGCTTCGGCGAGTTCATGGCCGGCGACCTGCGCGACGTCGAGGGCGTCGAGTTCTTCGACCTCGAGTACGACGTCGCCGCCTTCACGAGCCGCCTGCCGCGCGTGCGCATCATCCCGATCGACGAGTTCGACCCGCTCGAGTTCCTCTGAACTTGTTGCTGTCGATCGGCAACATCCCGCTCGCGGAGCGCCTCCACCCTTCCCGCGTCAGACGAGCTTCTCAACACAGTGCTCGCGGTCACGGCCTGTCACCGCGCCGCCTTAAGATCAGCGGACACCGCTGCCGCACGGAAGGCTGATCTATGGCGAAGCGCATGCCCACCGGGCGCAACGAAGTCGGGATGCTCAGTGACATCAAGGTGATCGCTGAATCCGTCGGAACTAGGGTCATGGGCTTTCCCGTCGAGTGGCGGGTAGAGACTGAGCTGACCAAGAGCGCCCAGCGCCCGGATGTCGAGATTCGTAGAGCGGATGGAAGCCACGAGCTGCTCGCCTCGGGGGAGGCTAAGAAGCCTGAGACGCCTGGGGGCCTTCACCCGTTCGTCGCATCTGAAGTGAATGGCGCAATCGGCAAAGCGAAAGCGTTGGGAGGCACTTACGCTTTCACCACAAACTTCCTACAGGTCGCACTGTTCGACGTCGAGAAGCATGACGAGCATGACTACCTTCGCGCACTCCTCGGAGATCGCATTGACCTGATCGGTGAGTCGGAGACCAGAGTCGCGAACTGGTGGGTCACGCTCACACCGACGAGACGCGAGGCTCTGGTCCAAGAAGGACTCGAGAGCTTCTTCAACCAGCTGCGCCGATTGCGACTCAAGCAGGAACTTGAGTCACAAATCAGCAAGGACGAGGTCTACCTAACGATCTTCAAGCAGTCGGCTGACTCCATCATTGCCGAAGCGCTTCCGGTCTTCATTGATTCGTACGGCAACGGCAGCCTTCCTGAACCAGTAGTGCAGGAGGCGACAGAACGCGGCTTCGACCTCTCGAAGGGCGACATCGCCCGCTACTTCGTCGCACAAGCCGTAGCGGAGGTTCTGACGTCCGGCCTCTTCTATGAAACTGTCCGGCCCAGCTTCTCGCTCGGCCCAATTCTTTCCGGCCTGAAGCCAGCCACCAGCGCACTCATGACCGCAACGCTGACCGCGAACCTGACAGAAGCAACGCGCTTCACTGGCGACTACGAGACGATCTTCGGGCTCTCTCAGGGTGCGCGGTGGGCGCTGGAGGTCGAGAATGGTTCGCTTCGGGCGTTCTGGCTCGAACTATTCGAGGCACTCGACGGCATAAAGTTCGAGGAAGTCAACAGCGAGATACTCGGGGTGATCTTCGAGCGGCTCATCTCCGCAGAGCGCCGCCAAGACATGGGACAGCACTACACCCAAACACGGCTTGCGCGGGCGATGACCGATTGGGCAGTGAACGACCCCGGCGACACCGTCGTCGACTTCTGCGCAGGCGGCGGGACGTTCCTGGTGGAGGCTTACACCAAGCTGAGGAAGGAACGAGGGCACACAGACGTTCTGGAGCAGATCTTCGGCAATGACCTCGATTCCTTCGCCGTTCATCTTTCGACAGTGAATCTCGCAACACGGTCCCTGTATAAGGGGCGGAACTTCCCGGCTGTCTCGAACCGAGACGCTTTGGCACTTCGCCCGGGCGACGCAGCCGTAGAGGTGACTCCCGATCATGGCGAGCCGTATCGGCTCGACTATCCAGACAGTTTTTCGGTTGTGCTTGGCAACCCGCCGTATGACGAGTCTGCGACTGACCCAGCTCGCTACCGCGCTGACCTAGCCGCACTCACTAAGCCGACTGCTGAGCCCGTGCTGCCCACCGGAATGCCAGACCACATCAATCTGGCGGGCTGGTTTGTATTGCTAGCGGCAGCTTGGCTCCGCCCTGGCGGCAGAATCGCATTGGTGCTCCCCGCCGCTATTCTGCAGAACGAGAAGCACGCGACCCTCGTCGCCTGGCTACGGCGCCGCTTCGACATGAGTGTCTGGCATACGGAGTCTGACGTCTGGTTTTCTGATGCGCGCGTAGCACCGGTCGTAATCTTCATGCGGGCGCGTACGACAAGCGAGACGGACTTCGGTCGCCTAAATTTCGTGAACGTGTTGGAACCACTTAGCGGGGGCGTCGACGCCGTGAATGGCTTCCCGCGGCCGGTTGAGCGTCACCTTGCGCGGGACCTCGGCGACTTGCCTGCGGGTGAGGACGCACTCATCGCTGGCACGATGCCAGATGAGCTGGTTTTGTTCGAAAGCTTGCCCGGTGCGGTCCGGATTGGCAGCATTCAAGATGCATCTGTGTACCGTGGCAATAAGTTGGGACACGCCTTCTTCAAGCTTCAGGATCGGGAACCAACCAGTGACAAGAAGGTGAGAAGCTTGCTAGGGCACGGTATGCCAATCCGCCTCAATCGCGACTACCTGTCGCCCCTCTTCCGGTCACCGAAGGACGAATCGACCGGTGAGTTTAACTCGGCGCTTGCGAACTGGTGGATTCTCAGCGCTCCGGCTCAGCTCCCAAAGGGCGGCGACCTCGAGAAGTACGTACGAGCCGGCGAGCGACTGGGCGTGGCTGACAAGCCAAGCGTGAAGGCGAAAGGCCAAACCTGGTGGAGCGCAAAGTGGAGATCGTCGCGCATCGCGGTTGGTGCACATCCGCAGTTTCAGCCGCAAGTCTGGTGGTCGAATAAGCCCTTCGTCACCACCGACAACTTTCAGGCAATCACGCTGTCGGATTCGGTCGCGCGCGACGATCAGGAACTTGTCGCGGCGACGCTAGCCAGCGCGTTCGGAGCGCTGTCGGCCCTCTATCGCAGCAACGAGGTCGGATGTGAGGGAGTGCGATGGGTTTCGACGTCTAATCTCGAGGCCTGGTTCTCCCTCGACTGGACAAAGGTAGAGTCTGGCGACAAGACCGCAGTGTTGAGCGCCTACCGCACCTTCAGAACGCTCAAAGCGTCAAAATTGTACGAGATGCCTGGCTCGACTTCAGCAGCATGGGCCGAGTTGACCGTCGCGGTCGCAAGGGCAGCCGGATCGACGAACCCTGAAACGCTCGGCGCGGATGCGGTCGAGGAGGCCATCGCAACAACCCTTAGACGTCGCGAGCGTGAGGTGCGTGCCACGAGCGGAAGGACCAGAGCGGGCTCGACAGGGGCAGCGAAGCTGATCCGTGACGTGCGCGCGTTCACCGAGACGATGGTTTCGTTCCGGGACGTCGTCGAAGCGCTATCCGGTGGAGACTCGACGCTCAAACTCAAGAGCCAAGAGGTTGAAGCCACCCTATTCGACGTACTGAACGAATCCGAGCGGGTTCAAATAGGCAATCAGCTGGTCACGCATCTGGGTGAAGGATTTGAGGCGGCACCTGTCTGGGAGGAGAGTACCGTAACTCTTGTTGAGGCCCTGTACAGCGCGGTAGTGGAGCAGTTCGTGCACCCCGATGCCGATGGGTCTCATACCGGCGCATTCGGGTACGTGGCTCAAATTGTCCGCGATCAGGTCACCAAGTCGCTGAGCGCGGCCGTCCGGAAGCGGTTGACATGAGGGCTCGCTCGGGGGCGCGATGGTACATCGGTACGCGCTCGCCGCTAGGAATCATCGATTGTCCCTCACGAGACGACGAAGGTCCTCGGTCGAGCACATGGCTCGCAGGACGCGCAAGTACCGCGACGAGCCGGCGGACGGTGTAGGAGAGGTAGCGCTCGCGGGCGGACTCGTGGAGGACTGTCGGGCCCCGCTGCTTTGTGAAGCACAATTCCTGATCAGGTTGCTACGAGCACGCCCGCGGCATCGCGGGTCGAGTACGCAGCAATGGTCGACGCGGCAGCGCTGGTTCCGCAGTCCACGCGAGCTCCCCGCTGCTGCAGCGGCGCTCTGCGGGCACGAGTTCGGCGAGGTAAGCCGCGGCGAGGTGAAACGACGACCCATCCGTCGGGTGCCGGCGCCGGCCCCCAATGATGACCATGGTAGCGCGGGCGGCGAAGAGTGCTCTTGAAACCGCCTGGCCGCGATCATTCGGCAGGCTAACGCTCAGACGATCGCGCCATGACCGGAGCGGCCTACGGCGCCGGCTCTCTGACGTTGAGACAACGTGCGTCCCGATTGAAGCGAGGCGCGCTCTAGCGGCGCGCTGCGAACGCATCTGCGGTGTCGTAGACCTGGACGATCGCGAAGACGTGTGGGCGCTCGGCGTCACGGGCGATCAAGGAGGCGATGCGTGCCGATTCTCGTCAGCCCGACGAACCGCGAGCTTCATCGCACCGGCGGCGCCACCGACTGTCGCTCGATGAGGTGCTGCTTCAGCACGCGCGTCACGGGCGGGCGGCCGTCGCCGCGCACGCGACGGATCAGCAGCTCCGCAGCCTCCGCGCCGATCTCATGGATCGGCTGCGCCATCACCGTGATGCCGGGCGTCGCGACGCCCGTCCAGTCCGCGTCGTCGAACGCGACGAGCGAGAGGTCGCGCGGGATCAGCAGGCCGAGCTCGCGCGCCGCCCGGAAGACGCCGAGCGCGATGAGGCTGTCGGAGGCGACGATCGCGGTCACCGGGCCGGCGGCGGTGAGCAGGCGAGTCGCCATCCGCTCGACGCCCTCGCGACGCGCGTTGAGGTGCACGTGCCGCTCGGGGTGCTCGACGCCGCCCGCGGTCAGCGCATCGAGGAAGCCCTCGATGCGCTCGGCGACCGACGACGTCGCTACCACGGCGGACCGGTCGAAGTCGGTCGGGTGCGTCATGGTCGAGATGAAGGCGATCCGCCGGTGTCCGGCGTCGACGAGCAGCGAGGTCAGCTCGCGCGCGCCGCTGCGGTTCGCGGCGATGACGCTGTCCACTTCGACGCCCTGCGCCGTGCGGTCGAAGAGCACGAGCGGCCGCCCCGCGTCGACGACGGAGCGCAGGTTCTCGGTCTCGACCGAGGAGGCCGAGGCGACGAGCAGCCCGTCGACGCGCTTGGCGAGCTGGACGCCGATCGCCTTCGCCTCGGTCTCGAGGTCTTCGTCGGAGTTCGAGAGGATCAGGTCGAAGCCTGCTGCTGCGGCCACGTCGGCAGCGCCACGCGTCGCCTGCGCGAAGAACGGGTTCTCGATGTCGCCGACCACAATGCCGAGCGTGTTGGAGCGGCCGGTGCTCATCGTGCGAGCGAGGGCGTTCGGCCGGTAGCCGAGCCGGTCCGCGGCGCCGAGCACGCGATCGCGGACGGCGTCACTCACGGCGCCGTAGTCGCCGAGCGCCCGCGCGGCGGTCGCCTTCGACACCCCGGCCGCAGCAGCGACATCGCTCACCGTGACCTCGCGCCGTCCGCTGCCCGTGGCTGCCGATTCGCTCACCGCTCCTCCGATTCGAGTGTTGACGTCTCACCGCGTCGTGCCGTACTGTCCCAGCAAACGGGTTGAGACCGGTCTCAACATAACCGAGTGAGACCGGTCTCAGCAACGGGACCAACAGCATCCGATGCAGCACCACCGGCGTTGCACCATCGAGAGGACCACCATGAAGCTCCGCCCCAACCACCGCCGCACGGCGATCGCCGCCGTCGCGGCGGCCGCAGCCCTCGCGCTCGCGGCCTGCTCGGGAGGCTCGCCGAGCGCCTCCGAGTCGGCGACCGAGGACAACCCCTACGGCCTCATCACGCCCGGCCAGATCCGCGTCGCGAGCCTCGGCGACGCCCGGCCCTACACGTTCACCGACGAGTCGGGCGAGTTCACCGGCTTCGACGTCGAGCTCTTCACCGACGTCGCCGAGCGCATCGGCGTCGAGGACGTCGTCTTCACCGGCCAGGACTTCTCGGGCCTGCTCGCCGCCGTCGCGAACGGGCAGTTCGACGTCGGCGTCGCCGCGATCGGCATCACCGAGGAGCGCCAGCAGACCGTCGACTTCAGCGACGGCTACCTCGCCGGCTACCTGACCGTCATGGCGAACCCCGACGCGGGCATCGCCGACGAGGCCGACCTCGCCGGCACGCGCCTCGGCGTCGTGCAGGGCACGCTGCAGGAGGCCTACGCGGTCAAGAACTTCACCGACACCGAGCTCGTGCGCTTCCCCGACAACAACGCGGCGATCTCTGCCGTCAACAGCGGCTCGATCGACGCGCACTTCCTCGACTACGAGGCGGCGAAGGAGTACGCCGAGCAGTACGGGCTCGAGAACGCGATCGACATCCCGTCGTTCGACGCCCCCGCCGGCTTCGCGATCGCGAAGGGCAAGCCCGAGTTCCAGGCCGCGCTCAACGAGGCGCTCGCCGCCGCGATGGAGGACGGCACCTGGAAGGAGCTCTACGAGAAGTGGTTCCCGGGCTCGCCGATGCCCGAGCAGTACCTCCCGTCGAGCGAGCAGTCCGAGTAATCGAACCCTCGGTGTCCGGTGCGGCGTGACCGCGCCGCACCGGACACCTCAACTGCAACGGAGCACACCATGGACTGGCTCGACAACCTCATCAAGACCTTCCTCGACTTCGAGGCCATGTGGCTGGTCCTCCCCCAGCTGCTGGGCGTCGGACTCGTCAACACCCTCGTCATCTCGATCGCCGCGACCGCCATCGGCGTCGTGCTCGGCATGGTCGTGGCGATCATGGGCATCTCGCCGTCGAAGTGGTTGCGGGTCCCCGCCCGCGTCTACACCGACATCTTCCGCGGCCTGCCCGCGATCCTGACGATCCTGCTGATCGGCCAGGGCTTCGCCCGCATCAGCCAGCAGATCTTCGGCCCCTCGCCCTACCCGCTCGGCATCCTGGCCCTCAGCCTCATCGCGAGCGCCTACATCGGCGAGATCTTCCGCGCCGGCATCCAGAGCGTCGACCGCGGTCAGCTCGAGGCCTGCCGGGCGCTGGGCATGAGCTACGGGCGCGCGATGCGCCTCGTGGTCGTGCCCCAGGGCATCCGCCGTGTCCTGCCCGCGCTCGTGAACCAGTTCATCGCGATCGTGAAGGACTCGAGCCTCGTCTACTTCCTCGGCCTGCTCGTCACCGAGCGCGAGCTGTTCCGCGTCGGCCAGGACGCTGCAGTGCTGACGGGCAACCTGTCGCCGCTCGTGCTCGCGGGCGTGTTCTACCTCGTGATCACGGTGCCGCTGACGCACCTCGTGAACTACTTCGACGACCGCTTCCGCACGGGCCGCCGCAAGCCCGCACCGCCCAAGAGCGGACTCGATGAGCTCGAGGAGCTCACCCCCACGCCGGCCCTCACCTACGGGAGCAACACGTGACCTACACCACCCCCGTCCCCATCACCGACGGGCACCTCTACGCCGGCTCGAGCCTCGAGCTGCGCGACCTGACCATGGCCTACGGCGACATCGAGGTGCTCCGCGAGGTGAGCCTCGAGGTCGCGCCCGGCACGACGACGTGCATCATCGGCCCCTCCGGCTCGGGCAAGTCGACGCTGCTGCGCGGCGTCAACCGGCTGCACGAGCCGAAGTCGGGCGACGTGCTGCTCGCGGGCGAGAGCGTGCTGACCCAGAAGCCGGATGCGGTGCGCAAGCGCATCGGCCTCGTCTTCCAGCACTTCAACCTCTTCCCCGACCACACCGCGCTCGAGAACGTCGCGCTCGCCGTGCGGCACGTCAAGGGCCT is a window of Agrococcus sp. Marseille-Q4369 DNA encoding:
- a CDS encoding DUF262 domain-containing protein → MPELGEPLKRVLQDRLLDVADYQRPYAWEEKQLLDLWTDIDLLGDHFHYTGTLVLQDTGATSTTRSGEVLPVYEVVDGQQRLTTCLILLESLRRHLLEVAAGDADAEEAASDLERLLFVNVEGVRRPRLQLAGPLRNVFDETILGRRAPEGTHLSLGARRLLDARGFFDERLNELTVGASKATALERLLALRKRASYQLKFLVYSVARSDEVGVLFETVNGRGKPLSELERVKNYLLYLSRQLGAVQRDDIARRINDSWAAIFVSLARVGLRDDALLRAHWLVTQDANTRNWHGADSVKLKFPRSEFVADSSRLASSTKNREDPDEHNDRLYSALVDYVDSLRRSAQVLADVYDYGAEYPSFPTTASRIGQKTAALRRSGSIAPFHTLILATRLLHPEDGQLYYRVIDFCERFSARVWAIRGLRSNAGESSLRWAARDLFEGKPAAEILDRLERRLWELAPDDQIRASFAVDVQWFPRATAHKFVLYEYELDKQREASDVPQFGEMSARGSKTTEHILPQNPEQGSAWWDDFTPEQHSTLVHGIGNLVLTRDNSRYGRRPYLDSPDGRERGKRGSEGQSEPWCYYSESNLAREREVALLYSEWTPTSIEHRAAAIAEWALQRWPAHQPRAASVERAADEDEERLVEDEASEPVLETADLVV
- a CDS encoding ISL3 family transposase; amino-acid sequence: MSDVTFDAPCLTTFCRLDELGLEAIGQRLEPDRAVLFCRVVQADEWCRDCGCQGVPRDTVTRRLAHAPFGHRPTALLVRVRRYRCTGCGRIWRQDTTRAAEPRSKISRTGLRWALDALVLDHLTVSRVAAGLGVAWHTANTAVLEEGRRRLLDDPARFDGVAVLGVDEHVWRHTRHGDRYVTVIIDLTPIRDGTGPARLLDMVEGRSKQAFQHWLAARSQAWRDRVEVVAMDGFSGFKTATTEELPEAVAVMDPFHVVRLAGNALDSCRRRIQQQIHGHRGRKGDPLYAARRTLHTGAAFHTLRQQQRLDALFADERHLAVEVTWGIYQRMVAAYREPDRAAARTLMTELINTVSSGVPAALREVITLGRTLKQRALDVLAYFDRPGTSNGPTEAINGRLEHLRGSALGFRNLTNYVARSLLEAGGFRPLLHPQMR
- a CDS encoding NYN domain-containing protein, with protein sequence MPERTTYLLIDGENIDATLGVSILDRRPEPQERPRWNKVLDFAERAWQQPVKGLFFLAVSHELPASFVQALIAMGYRPVPLSGEGKVVDIAIQKTADALAERADDVMLVSHDRDFALQMQRLAEDGARRVSIVGFGEFMAGDLRDVEGVEFFDLEYDVAAFTSRLPRVRIIPIDEFDPLEFL
- a CDS encoding N-6 DNA methylase, translating into MAKRMPTGRNEVGMLSDIKVIAESVGTRVMGFPVEWRVETELTKSAQRPDVEIRRADGSHELLASGEAKKPETPGGLHPFVASEVNGAIGKAKALGGTYAFTTNFLQVALFDVEKHDEHDYLRALLGDRIDLIGESETRVANWWVTLTPTRREALVQEGLESFFNQLRRLRLKQELESQISKDEVYLTIFKQSADSIIAEALPVFIDSYGNGSLPEPVVQEATERGFDLSKGDIARYFVAQAVAEVLTSGLFYETVRPSFSLGPILSGLKPATSALMTATLTANLTEATRFTGDYETIFGLSQGARWALEVENGSLRAFWLELFEALDGIKFEEVNSEILGVIFERLISAERRQDMGQHYTQTRLARAMTDWAVNDPGDTVVDFCAGGGTFLVEAYTKLRKERGHTDVLEQIFGNDLDSFAVHLSTVNLATRSLYKGRNFPAVSNRDALALRPGDAAVEVTPDHGEPYRLDYPDSFSVVLGNPPYDESATDPARYRADLAALTKPTAEPVLPTGMPDHINLAGWFVLLAAAWLRPGGRIALVLPAAILQNEKHATLVAWLRRRFDMSVWHTESDVWFSDARVAPVVIFMRARTTSETDFGRLNFVNVLEPLSGGVDAVNGFPRPVERHLARDLGDLPAGEDALIAGTMPDELVLFESLPGAVRIGSIQDASVYRGNKLGHAFFKLQDREPTSDKKVRSLLGHGMPIRLNRDYLSPLFRSPKDESTGEFNSALANWWILSAPAQLPKGGDLEKYVRAGERLGVADKPSVKAKGQTWWSAKWRSSRIAVGAHPQFQPQVWWSNKPFVTTDNFQAITLSDSVARDDQELVAATLASAFGALSALYRSNEVGCEGVRWVSTSNLEAWFSLDWTKVESGDKTAVLSAYRTFRTLKASKLYEMPGSTSAAWAELTVAVARAAGSTNPETLGADAVEEAIATTLRRREREVRATSGRTRAGSTGAAKLIRDVRAFTETMVSFRDVVEALSGGDSTLKLKSQEVEATLFDVLNESERVQIGNQLVTHLGEGFEAAPVWEESTVTLVEALYSAVVEQFVHPDADGSHTGAFGYVAQIVRDQVTKSLSAAVRKRLT